A single window of Butyricicoccus intestinisimiae DNA harbors:
- a CDS encoding hydantoinase/oxoprolinase family protein encodes MKYAIGIDTGGTCTDAVLYDFDTGKVLCSNKALTTYDDLTRGILEALDGLDASLCRQACAAGLSTTLATNACVENKFRRPKLLLMGIDRKGIAQFGADYGFTDPDDIVYLPCKTTITGQILQEPDWALLRAHAKEWFSGAEGCAICEIYGMRNNGVLEKQAASVIQQEIGLPIVCASELFSGLSSLERAASAVLNAGLLPLTCRFLDAVSRAFQERNIHADMYLVRSDSSLMGLNYAAQHAVETLLSGPAASALGGSTLAHAEHAVIVDIGGTTTDIALIENNVPLLSKEGIRVGKWRTMVKGLFASSFALGGDSAVRWDKQGQMTLGPDRMIPLCVLASREPQVLATLEDLLQRMPWHSLPLHEFLTLNRKDWRTLSLTEQECRLCAILEHGALGMEQAAQTLGIDKYNLHTESLERAGVILRAGLTPTDIMHLRGDYTRYERRASILGARFAAASMQCSLEELCERVYNEISHRVFLAVSHILLEHASPYYQTHGIDDGMQHLLELQWNNQTSGGSSMLQYCFQSKAVLVGIGGPVHLFLPAAAKALGAACIIPDCAPVANAVGAVTGRMTRTLTAEIRPHGMTVSDEQDNMGDFEVLYDGESKYFIKEPEAIAWLTQQMQQAAEADLRAQGASGAIAFQVQQRDVTAPAYSGTIKISTSISVTAQASLQLTAAKGESSHV; translated from the coding sequence ATGAAATACGCAATTGGCATTGATACCGGCGGCACCTGCACGGATGCCGTCTTATATGATTTTGATACCGGCAAGGTACTGTGCTCCAACAAAGCACTGACGACATATGACGATCTGACACGGGGTATTTTGGAGGCATTGGACGGGTTGGATGCGTCTCTGTGCCGGCAGGCATGTGCAGCCGGACTTTCCACCACTCTCGCGACAAATGCCTGCGTGGAAAACAAATTTCGCCGGCCCAAACTGTTGCTCATGGGCATCGACCGCAAAGGAATTGCGCAGTTTGGCGCGGATTATGGATTTACCGATCCGGATGACATTGTTTATCTCCCCTGCAAAACGACAATCACCGGACAGATTTTGCAGGAACCGGATTGGGCACTTTTGCGCGCACACGCCAAAGAATGGTTTTCCGGCGCCGAGGGCTGTGCCATTTGCGAAATTTACGGCATGCGCAACAACGGTGTCTTAGAGAAACAAGCAGCCTCTGTCATCCAGCAGGAGATCGGTCTGCCGATTGTCTGCGCCAGCGAGCTGTTTTCCGGTTTATCCAGTCTGGAGCGCGCCGCCAGCGCCGTGCTCAACGCCGGATTGCTGCCGCTCACATGCCGTTTTCTCGATGCCGTCAGCCGTGCTTTTCAAGAGCGAAACATTCACGCAGACATGTATCTCGTCCGCTCAGACAGTAGTCTGATGGGACTCAACTACGCCGCACAGCACGCAGTGGAAACGCTGCTCTCAGGTCCTGCGGCCTCTGCACTCGGTGGAAGCACTCTCGCCCACGCCGAACACGCGGTGATTGTTGACATCGGCGGCACGACAACCGATATTGCTTTGATCGAAAACAATGTGCCGCTGCTTTCCAAAGAAGGCATTCGTGTCGGAAAATGGCGCACCATGGTCAAAGGATTATTCGCAAGCTCGTTTGCGCTCGGCGGAGACAGCGCGGTTCGTTGGGATAAACAGGGACAGATGACGCTTGGCCCAGACCGCATGATTCCGCTTTGTGTATTGGCCTCCCGCGAGCCGCAGGTTCTTGCGACATTGGAAGATTTGCTTCAGCGCATGCCGTGGCATTCGCTGCCACTGCACGAATTTCTGACGCTCAACCGCAAAGATTGGCGGACCTTATCTCTGACAGAACAGGAATGCCGCCTGTGTGCCATTTTGGAGCACGGCGCTTTGGGCATGGAGCAGGCTGCACAGACACTCGGCATCGACAAATATAATTTACATACCGAATCGCTGGAGCGCGCCGGTGTCATCTTGCGCGCCGGTCTGACACCAACTGACATCATGCATCTGCGCGGCGACTACACGCGATATGAACGGCGCGCCTCGATTCTCGGAGCACGTTTTGCGGCGGCTTCCATGCAGTGCAGTCTGGAGGAGCTCTGTGAGCGCGTCTACAACGAAATTTCTCATCGTGTCTTTCTCGCGGTCTCTCACATTCTGTTGGAGCACGCTTCGCCCTACTATCAAACACACGGCATAGATGACGGCATGCAGCATCTTTTGGAATTACAATGGAACAATCAAACGTCCGGCGGTTCTTCCATGCTGCAATACTGTTTTCAGTCCAAGGCGGTGCTGGTCGGCATCGGCGGGCCTGTCCACCTGTTTTTGCCCGCTGCCGCCAAGGCGCTCGGTGCGGCGTGCATCATTCCGGACTGTGCGCCGGTCGCAAACGCTGTTGGTGCCGTCACCGGCCGCATGACACGCACATTGACTGCCGAGATTCGTCCGCACGGCATGACCGTTTCCGATGAGCAGGACAATATGGGTGATTTTGAGGTTCTCTACGACGGAGAGAGCAAATATTTCATCAAAGAACCGGAAGCCATTGCTTGGCTCACACAACAGATGCAGCAGGCGGCAGAAGCCGATTTGCGCGCGCAGGGCGCATCCGGTGCCATTGCATTTCAAGTACAGCAGCGCGATGTCACAGCACCCGCATACAGCGGCACAATCAAAATTTCTACCAGCATCAGCGTCACAGCGCAAGCCAGCTTACAACTGACAGCAGCGAAAGGAGAATCCAGCCATGTTTGA
- a CDS encoding LysR family transcriptional regulator yields MELRQLEYFCRIVESGSIHEAARRLNMSQPPLSYQLKQLEQELHTALLMRTSKGVALTEAGQMLYQRACSLLEYARSTSREVSEAGKKRVLRLGITSTTVPTILPDIARFVHAHPDVNFEVRDGTTFTLLQLLLDGIIDVSVARTPLRLENVEYMQLSTEPMIAAFPPDSRVEKEGVLGLRHLLGRPLILYRRYERLILEEFSRQNIHPDVFCVCDDARDAMLWVKAGLATAIFPQSMHSLCTGLRIQPLEETALETQTVLIWKKGGPLSPVVQDFLQVCQAHH; encoded by the coding sequence ATGGAACTGCGGCAGTTGGAATATTTTTGCCGGATTGTGGAGTCCGGCAGCATCCACGAGGCGGCGCGGCGGCTGAATATGTCGCAGCCGCCGCTGAGCTATCAGCTAAAACAATTGGAGCAGGAGCTGCATACCGCGCTGCTTATGCGCACAAGCAAAGGCGTTGCATTGACAGAGGCGGGGCAAATGCTGTACCAACGTGCCTGCAGTTTGTTGGAGTATGCCCGTTCGACAAGCAGAGAGGTGTCTGAAGCGGGAAAAAAACGCGTTCTGCGTCTGGGGATTACCTCAACGACGGTTCCAACGATTTTGCCGGACATTGCGCGGTTTGTCCATGCACATCCGGATGTCAACTTTGAGGTGCGTGACGGGACGACCTTTACACTGCTGCAATTGCTGTTGGACGGTATTATTGATGTGTCGGTTGCGCGCACACCGCTGCGGCTGGAAAATGTGGAGTACATGCAGCTGAGCACAGAGCCAATGATCGCGGCGTTTCCGCCGGATTCCCGTGTGGAAAAAGAGGGTGTTCTCGGCTTGCGTCACCTGCTCGGTCGACCGCTGATTTTATATCGCCGGTATGAACGGCTGATTTTGGAAGAATTTTCTCGGCAAAACATACATCCGGATGTTTTTTGCGTGTGTGATGACGCGAGAGATGCCATGCTGTGGGTCAAAGCGGGACTTGCCACGGCGATTTTTCCGCAGTCGATGCACAGTTTGTGCACAGGGCTGCGGATACAGCCATTGGAAGAAACGGCGTTGGAAACACAGACCGTGTTGATTTGGAAAAAAGGCGGACCGCTTTCGCCGGTGGTACAAGATTTTTTACAGGTTTGTCAAGCACATCATTAA
- a CDS encoding DUF1638 domain-containing protein — MRIAMIGCMVMNREISLLTAKSENIIRVWWLRQGLHDTPDVLRAQLQKTIDEIEQENQALRESQRFQAIVLAYGLCSNGVIGLRSRSLPIIVPRCDDCISLFLGSAERYRMLFREMQGVYWYNRGWIEQSFTPSRENYEIQRQEYVRDYGEENADYLMECTNSWMTNYKCCAYISSPLGDEPEMEAYAKQASEDFGWEFRRVPGSMMYLETLVNGPWNDNQFLICLPESRIEADYTDKKFRCVACGVDDWSASTI; from the coding sequence ATGCGCATAGCAATGATTGGATGCATGGTGATGAATCGGGAAATCAGCCTGCTGACAGCAAAAAGTGAAAATATTATACGGGTTTGGTGGCTGCGGCAGGGACTGCATGATACGCCGGATGTTCTGCGCGCGCAATTGCAAAAGACCATTGATGAAATCGAACAGGAAAATCAAGCGCTACGGGAAAGCCAGCGGTTTCAGGCGATTGTTCTGGCGTATGGTCTGTGTTCCAACGGCGTGATAGGTCTGCGAAGCCGTTCGCTTCCGATTATCGTGCCGCGGTGCGATGACTGCATCTCGTTGTTTCTCGGCTCCGCGGAGCGGTATCGTATGCTGTTCCGAGAGATGCAGGGCGTGTATTGGTACAATCGCGGATGGATTGAACAGTCCTTTACGCCGTCCAGAGAGAACTACGAAATACAGCGGCAGGAATATGTGCGCGATTACGGCGAGGAAAACGCAGATTATCTGATGGAATGCACCAACAGCTGGATGACAAATTACAAGTGCTGTGCTTATATCAGCAGCCCGCTGGGCGATGAGCCGGAGATGGAGGCCTATGCCAAACAGGCTTCGGAGGATTTTGGCTGGGAATTTCGTCGTGTGCCGGGCAGCATGATGTATTTGGAGACGTTGGTCAATGGGCCGTGGAACGACAATCAATTTTTGATTTGCCTGCCCGAGAGCCGCATCGAGGCGGATTATACAGACAAAAAATTTCGTTGTGTGGCGTGCGGTGTGGACGACTGGTCCGCTAGTACAATTTAA
- a CDS encoding corrinoid protein codes for MNETLNEISEWLQKGRAPKVKAAVTKALEEGIPASEILEDGLLAGMDIIGQKFKNNEVFVPEVLVAARAMNRGVEILRPYLVEDGVETKGTVILGTVKGDMHDIGKNLVRMMMEGKGLEVIDIGVDVPTESFLDAAREHNAKLICCSALLTTTMGEMKNVVDAVKASEMNGKVKIMIGGAPITQTFCEQIGADCYTPDAASAAEAALKFCEEMA; via the coding sequence ATGAATGAGACTTTGAATGAAATTAGTGAGTGGCTGCAGAAGGGCCGCGCACCGAAGGTAAAGGCTGCTGTAACCAAGGCTCTGGAAGAGGGCATTCCGGCAAGTGAAATTCTGGAAGACGGTCTGCTGGCAGGCATGGATATCATCGGTCAGAAGTTTAAGAACAACGAAGTATTCGTACCGGAGGTTCTGGTTGCTGCACGCGCGATGAACCGCGGCGTTGAAATCCTGCGTCCGTATCTGGTAGAAGACGGCGTAGAGACCAAGGGCACCGTTATTCTGGGCACGGTAAAGGGCGACATGCACGATATCGGCAAGAACCTCGTTCGTATGATGATGGAAGGCAAGGGTCTGGAAGTCATTGATATCGGCGTTGACGTGCCGACCGAGAGCTTCCTGGATGCTGCACGTGAGCACAACGCAAAGCTGATTTGCTGCTCTGCGTTGCTGACTACCACCATGGGTGAGATGAAGAACGTTGTAGACGCAGTCAAGGCTTCCGAGATGAACGGCAAGGTAAAAATCATGATCGGCGGCGCGCCGATTACGCAGACCTTCTGCGAGCAGATCGGTGCAGATTGCTACACGCCGGACGCAGCAAGTGCAGCAGAAGCAGCACTGAAGTTCTGCGAGGAAATGGCATAA
- a CDS encoding ASKHA domain-containing protein — protein sequence MFELTLHLNHQTQSIPVEAGQSISEILQQHVPSFALPCAGNHTCGKCRVQASGALSPLSNAEKKFLTDTDIQAGIRLACDCTILGNAAVTVQTEQKARIIAWYQTPPFEKTETGYGFAVDIGTTTVAVQLIQRETGRILAERLAENAQRSYGADVISRIEACKTAGLDTLSDRIAQQIEQLAQECLQEAGICAVSESIVTGNATMLHIYEGLDPASLAVSPFDVQSYFGCFSRRTLAGAPVYLPRCIGAYVGADIICAILAADLEHGGTQLLADIGTNGEMALFHADKLLCCATAAGPAFEGAGISAGMPAASGAIRAVSLQDDTVHYETVQDAPAVGICGSGILDALAVMLETEEMDDSGYLEPQDEDAEDWAIGTSGISITQKDIRQIQLAKSAICGGLLTLLDEEGMEPEDIQRFVIAGGFGSTMNHASAAKIGLFPAGLQDKTVFIGNGALGGAAMLLLNRALREKTEQMAQNAEELSLSTSPSFMDYYIDCMAFDEF from the coding sequence ATGTTTGAACTAACACTTCATTTGAATCACCAAACACAGAGCATACCGGTTGAAGCCGGACAATCTATCAGCGAAATTTTGCAGCAGCATGTTCCGTCCTTCGCCCTTCCCTGTGCCGGAAATCATACTTGCGGCAAATGCCGCGTGCAGGCATCCGGTGCGCTTTCTCCGCTTTCTAACGCAGAAAAGAAATTTTTGACGGACACCGACATACAAGCAGGCATCCGTCTCGCCTGCGACTGCACTATTTTGGGAAATGCCGCGGTGACCGTGCAGACCGAGCAGAAGGCGCGCATCATCGCTTGGTATCAAACACCGCCATTTGAGAAAACCGAAACCGGCTATGGCTTTGCCGTTGATATCGGCACAACGACGGTTGCCGTTCAGCTGATCCAACGAGAGACCGGCCGCATTCTCGCAGAACGTCTGGCGGAAAACGCGCAGCGCAGCTATGGCGCGGATGTCATCTCCCGTATTGAGGCGTGCAAAACCGCCGGTCTCGACACCTTGTCCGATCGCATTGCGCAGCAAATTGAACAGTTGGCGCAAGAATGCTTACAGGAAGCCGGCATTTGTGCGGTCTCTGAATCCATTGTCACCGGCAATGCAACCATGCTGCATATCTATGAGGGATTGGATCCCGCTTCGCTGGCGGTGTCTCCTTTCGATGTGCAGTCCTATTTTGGCTGTTTCAGCCGCAGAACACTGGCTGGCGCGCCGGTCTATCTGCCGCGCTGCATCGGCGCATATGTCGGCGCAGACATTATCTGTGCGATTCTCGCGGCGGACTTGGAACACGGCGGCACGCAATTGCTTGCCGACATTGGCACAAACGGCGAAATGGCGTTGTTCCACGCGGACAAGCTGTTGTGCTGTGCAACAGCGGCAGGTCCGGCCTTTGAGGGTGCCGGCATCAGTGCAGGCATGCCGGCAGCTTCCGGCGCAATCCGCGCGGTATCCCTGCAGGATGACACCGTGCACTATGAAACCGTACAGGATGCACCCGCTGTCGGCATCTGCGGTTCCGGTATTTTGGATGCGCTGGCTGTCATGCTGGAAACCGAAGAAATGGATGACTCCGGTTATTTAGAGCCGCAGGACGAGGATGCCGAGGACTGGGCAATTGGCACCAGCGGTATTTCCATCACGCAAAAGGATATTCGCCAGATTCAGCTGGCAAAATCCGCCATCTGCGGCGGCTTGCTGACACTTTTGGATGAGGAAGGCATGGAGCCAGAGGATATTCAGCGTTTTGTCATCGCAGGCGGCTTCGGCAGCACGATGAATCATGCCTCCGCGGCGAAAATTGGCTTATTCCCCGCCGGATTGCAGGACAAAACCGTATTCATCGGCAACGGCGCGCTTGGCGGCGCCGCCATGCTGCTTCTCAATCGTGCACTGCGCGAAAAAACCGAACAGATGGCACAAAATGCCGAAGAACTGTCTCTGTCTACCAGCCCATCTTTTATGGATTATTACATCGACTGCATGGCATTTGACGAATTTTAA